A stretch of Chionomys nivalis chromosome 2, mChiNiv1.1, whole genome shotgun sequence DNA encodes these proteins:
- the Napa gene encoding alpha-soluble NSF attachment protein, whose amino-acid sequence MDNSGKQAEAMALLAEAERKVKNSQSFFSGLFGGSSKIEEACEIYARAANMFKMAKNWSAAGNAFCQAAQLHLQLQSKHDAATCFVDAGNAFKKADPQEAINCLMRAIEIYTDMGRFTIAAKHHISIAEIYETELVDVEKAIAHYEQSADYYKGEESNSSANKCLLKVAGYAAQLEQYQKAIDIYEQVGTSAMDSPLLKYSAKDYFFKAALCHFCIDMLNAKLAVQKYEELFPAFSDSRECKLMKKLLEAHEEQNVDSYTESVKEYDSISRLDQWLTTMLLRIKKTIQGDEEDLR is encoded by the exons ATGGATAACTCCGGGAAGCAGGCTGAGGCAATGGCGCTGCTGGCTGAGGCGGAGCGCAAGGTGAAGAACTCGCAGTCCTTCTTCTCCGGCCTCTTCGG aggTTCATCCAAAATAGAGGAAGCATGCGAGATCTATGCCAGAGCGGCGAACATGTTCAAGATGGCCAAGAACTGGAGCG CTGCTGGGAATGCTTTCTGCCAGGCTGCCCAGCTGCACCTACAGCTCCAGAGCAAACATGATGCAGCCACCTGCTTCGTGGATGCAGGCAATGCTTTCAAAAAAGCTGACCCTCAAG AGGCCATTAACTGTCTGATGAGAGCAATTGAGATCTATACAGACATG GGCAGATTCACAATTGCAGCCAAGCACCACATCTCCATTGCTGAGATCTATGAGACAGAACTGGTGGATGTGGAGAAG GCCATCGCCCACTATGAGCAGTCTGCAGACTACTACAAAGGCGAAGAGTCCAACAG CTCAGCCAACAAGTGTCTGCTGAAGGTGGCTGGCTATGCTGCACAGCTGGAGCAGTACCAGAAAGCTATCGACATCTATGAGCAG GTAGGGACCAGTGCCATGGACAGTCCCCTCCTCAAGTACAGCGCCAAAGACTACTTCTTCAAGGCTGCCCTCTGCCACTTCTGCATCGATATGCTCAACGCCAAG CTTGCTGTTCAGAAGTATGAGGAGCTGTTCCCAGCCTTCTCTGATTCCCGGGAATGCAAGCTGATGAAA AAGCTGCTGGAAGCCCATGAGGAACAGAATGTGGACAGTTACACAGAATCG GTGAAGGAATATGACTCCATCTCAAGGCTGGACCAGTGGCTCACCACCATGCTGCTGCGCATCAAGAAGACCATCCAGGGTGACGAAGAGGACCTGCGCTAG
- the Kptn gene encoding KICSTOR complex protein kaptin: MGEAAVAAGPCPLREDSFTRFSSQSNVYGLAGGADGRGELLAATLKGKVLGFRYQDLRQKIRPVAKELQFNYIPVDAEIVSIDTFNKSPPKRGLVVGITFIKDSGDKGSPFLNIYCDYEPGSEYNLDSIAESCLNLELQFTPFQLCHAEVQVGSQLETVFLLSGNDPAIHLYKENEELHQFEEQPVENLFPELTNLTSSVLWLDVHNLPGSSRRLTALGCQSGYVRVAHVDQKNQEILQTWTILQDGPISRVIVFRLSSPDATKDSPQQEGYSLLVASMLEPAVVYWDLLNQGLEDQLLLPSSDQFDSVLCGLVTDVDLDGQPEVLVATYGQELLCYKYHGLPEASRGFRLLWRRTFASPLLAMAHVDLTGDGLRELAVVSLKGVHILQYSLIQASELVLTRLRHQVEQRKHQQGLGDKVAPRPKEPLAS, from the exons ATGGGGGAGGCGGCCGTGGCGGCGGGACCCTGTCCACTCCGCGAGGACAGTTTCACACGGTTCTCGTCGCAGAGTAACGTGTACGGGCTGGCAGGAGGAGCAGACGGGCGAGGGGAGTTGCTAGCCGCCACACTTAAAGGCAAAGTGCTCGGCTTCCGCTACCAAGACCTCCGACAGAAAATCAGGCCTGTGGCCAAAGAACTGCAATTCAACTACATCCCCG TGGATGCTGAGATCGTCTCCATCGACACTTTCAACAAGTCACCCCCAAAGCGAGGGCTGGTTGTGGGCATCACATTTATAAAG GACTCAGGAGACAAGGGCAGTCCTTTTCTTAACATTTACTGTGACTATGAACCTGGCTCGGAATACAACCTGGACTCCATTGCAG AGAGCTGCCTGAATTTGGAACTCCAGTTCACCCCTTTCCAGCTGTGCCACGCAGA AGTCCAGGTTGGGAGCCAACTGGAGACTGTCTTTCTCCTGAGTGGGAATGACCCAGCCATCCATCTCTACAAGGAG AATGAGGAGCTACACCAGTTTGAGGAGCAGCCCGTGGAAAACCTCTTCCCAGAGCTCACGAACCTGACCAGTAG TGTCCTATGGCTCGATGTCCACAACCTGCCTGGCTCGTCTCGGCGGCTCACAGCTCTGGGCTGCCAGAGTGGCTATGTGCGTGTGGCTCACGTCGACCAGAAGAATCAAG AGATTTTGCAGACATGGACAATCCTGCAGGATGGGCCCATCTCCCGTGTGATCGTGTTCCGCCTCTCCAGCCCCGATG CAACCAAGGACAGCCCACAGCAGGAAGGATACAGTCTGCTTGTTGCCAGCATGTTGGAGCCAGCTGTGGTATACTG GGACCTTCTGAACCAGGGCCTGGAAGACCAACTTCTCCTGCCCAGCAGTGACCAGTTTGACAGTGTCCTCTGTGGCCTGGTTACTGACGTGGACCTAGATGGACAACCAGAAGTCCTGGTGGCCACCTATGGACAG GAGCTGCTCTGCTACAAGTACCATGGGCTGCCTGAGGCCAGCAGAGGCTTCCGCCTGCTCTGGCGAAGGACCTTTGCCAGCCCCCTGCTGGCCATGGCCCATGTGGACCTGACTGGGGATGGACTGCGGGAGCTGGCCGTGGTATCCCTGAAAGGGGTGCACATCCTCCAG TACAGCCTGATCCAGGCCTCTGAGCTGGTCTTGACCCGGCTTCGTCATCAAGTGGAGCAGAGGAAACATCAGCAGGGCCTTGGAGACAAAGTGGCTCCCAGGCCTAAGGAGCCCCTAGCCTCCTGA